TTACTACAAACACTAGCTAAATCAGAAGCTCAAGTAGAAGCTGTATGTTGGTATAAAATGCCTCAGGGCCACTTGTCGGTATTTGTCGCTAATACACTAGGCAGCATTGAACAACGTATTATTGTGGATGGGATTCGTCATAGTTTGGTGGATATATTTGTTCATGATTTTGTTGGTGCACCAGAAACCAAAGCCTGTGCGGTGGATGATGCAAGAGCAAACCTGTATGTAGTGGAAGAAAATATTGGTGTATGGCGATATTCTGCTGATCCTGAAGCGGAATTAATCCGAGAGTTAGTGACGGCAGTGCAACCCTTTGGGCCTTTAACAGGGGAGGTGTCTGATGTAGAGGTTCTGACTAATGGCGATCTATTAATCAGTACGCCTGAACAGCAAGGGGTTTGGCATATTCCGCTTAATCAGGCTAATAGCAGTCAACCAACAACTGGCTCGTTTATTCAATTACTTGGCGCGGGTAAGCCAGAAACTGTGAATGCCTTACAACTAGAGGAAAGTCTGTTGTTAGGTATCTATGATGATGGCAGCGAGCAATATTTAACAACCGAATTACCGCTAGTACTGACTTCGGGTAAACAGAAACTGAATCGTATGCAGAGTATTAGCGCATTTGCCCAAAGTGAGCCAGTGTCTGCATATGGTGATGCCGCGGATGATCCGGCCATTTGGATTAATTTTGTTGATCCAGAACAAAGTCGAGTGCTAGGGACTAACAAAAAACAAGGTATGTTGTTGTACGACCTAGCAGGTAACTTGTTACAACAGCTCAATATCGGCCGGGTAAACAATGTTGATTTACGTTATGGTTTTAAGCTGGGCAATAAGGTTATTGATATAGCCGCCGCCAGTAATCGCAGTACGAAAAGTATTAGTGTATTTTCAATTCAACAGGACAGCGGTGAAATTGCATTTTTAACGGATATTAAAACCGACTTAGGCGATGTCTACGGCTTGTGTATGTATCAACAACAAGAAAAGTATTATGTGTTTATCAATGATACTGACGGTCATTATCAGCAGTATTTGTTATCTACAAACCATAATCAAATTGAAGGTAAATTAGTCAGAGAATTTAAGGTACCCAGTCAACCCGAAGGTTGTGTCGCCGATGATATCAATAAACAACTGTATTTTGGCGAAGAATCTAGCGGTATTTGGCAAGTTACTGCCGAGCCTATAGATATTCCGGCGAAGTTAATCGTGACTACTTCTGACACTTTTGTAGCCGATGTAGAAGGTATGGGGATTTATGTTATGGATGGCGCGCGATATTTAGTGGCTTCGAGTCAAGGTAATAATAGCTATGGAGTGTTTGCTCTGGAGCAAGACAACCGTTATTTAGGCAGCTTTAAAATTGATATGGATCTTGAGGTGATGATAGACGGCGTATCTGAAACCGATGGTTTAGAGATCACATCGCAAAGTTTAGGGTCAAAGTTACCTGATGGGCTGTTAGTGGTTCAAGATGGTCGAAACCGCCTAGTGGATGCACCACAAAACTTTAAACTGGTAGATGGTAAAGTGATTAAACAATTATTATTAAAGTGGTTAAAAGCTGAATAAAGGATGATGATTGACTAAGTTAAAACTGGTTCTGTCTACCAGTTTTAACTTAATTTTTTGCATAACAGCAACAAACTTGCTGGAAAATTGAGA
The sequence above is a segment of the Paraglaciecola sp. L3A3 genome. Coding sequences within it:
- a CDS encoding phytase produces the protein MKFLTLCLITLGLLNGCQSISKPLAISSQTVPLAVATKNNISGKSATPIRYQQEQYWLLTSESQGLMLTDLDGKVLSTFAGNLEALDWRDNIQIGDKNYSLIITLDNDLGQVLILGLDWQNKQLALLQTLAKSEAQVEAVCWYKMPQGHLSVFVANTLGSIEQRIIVDGIRHSLVDIFVHDFVGAPETKACAVDDARANLYVVEENIGVWRYSADPEAELIRELVTAVQPFGPLTGEVSDVEVLTNGDLLISTPEQQGVWHIPLNQANSSQPTTGSFIQLLGAGKPETVNALQLEESLLLGIYDDGSEQYLTTELPLVLTSGKQKLNRMQSISAFAQSEPVSAYGDAADDPAIWINFVDPEQSRVLGTNKKQGMLLYDLAGNLLQQLNIGRVNNVDLRYGFKLGNKVIDIAAASNRSTKSISVFSIQQDSGEIAFLTDIKTDLGDVYGLCMYQQQEKYYVFINDTDGHYQQYLLSTNHNQIEGKLVREFKVPSQPEGCVADDINKQLYFGEESSGIWQVTAEPIDIPAKLIVTTSDTFVADVEGMGIYVMDGARYLVASSQGNNSYGVFALEQDNRYLGSFKIDMDLEVMIDGVSETDGLEITSQSLGSKLPDGLLVVQDGRNRLVDAPQNFKLVDGKVIKQLLLKWLKAE